CCTATCGCATAACTTAAGCTATCGCTTGGGGTTTTAATATCAACTTTTCCTATTTTCTTGCTATTGCAGCCCGATATTATTACAGCCATGCTGATAAGGGCTAATGTGGATTTTAAAAATTTCATAATCAATTAGTTAAAATTTTATGTTTTGCTATTTATCGATTTAAAATAGATGCGAATATAGCTAAATGATAAATACTATTTGCGTATTAACAAATATTTTAATAAAATTTAAGAGATTAAAAATTAATTGATATGTTGATGTATAAATAGTTAACTCTTAACCGCCCTTACCATATGTCTTTTTCCTGGGGGACCAGGAAGTCTGCTAACTATATAACCTGCTTCACGAAGTGCTTGCTTAACAATTCCTTTTGAACAATATGTGATAAGAATTCCTTCATATTCAGTAACTTGATAAAGTTTCTTGAAAATATCGAAGGTCCACATTTCTGGCTGATCATCAGGGGCAAAGGCATCAAAGTATACTAAGTTGTATCTGTCTGTAAGATTATAACTTATAAAATCAGTATTTACTTTTTTTAGGTAAAAAAAATCGTTTATACAAATTTCTTTATTCCATTTAGCCTTGATTATTTTATCCCAATTTTCTATATTCTGGGTATTTAAAATGGAATTGTAATTAAGGTTTAAGAGAATATTTTCATCTAATGCGCATATATCAATACCTGTATATTTAGTTAAACGTCTATTCATCATAGCACTGGAGGCAGTTAGCATGGCATTAAGACCAGTACCAAAACCAATTTCAAGAACACTAATCTTATCTAGACTGACGTAATCAAAACCATTTTTAATAAAAACATGAAGGGATTCCTGAATTGCGCCATTCATTGAGTGGTAATGCGCATT
This region of Bacteroidales bacterium genomic DNA includes:
- the mnmD gene encoding tRNA (5-methylaminomethyl-2-thiouridine)(34)-methyltransferase MnmD; translated protein: MSLVRIISTKDGSDTLYSELYNAHYHSMNGAIQESLHVFIKNGFDYVSLDKISVLEIGFGTGLNAMLTASSAMMNRRLTKYTGIDICALDENILLNLNYNSILNTQNIENWDKIIKAKWNKEICINDFFYLKKVNTDFISYNLTDRYNLVYFDAFAPDDQPEMWTFDIFKKLYQVTEYEGILITYCSKGIVKQALREAGYIVSRLPGPPGKRHMVRAVKS